AGCAAGGAAGAAGATCAAAATATCGAGGAAATATCGAGCATAAACAATATTATTACTGCTGACGAGACCGGAATGGATGATAGTTATGAAAGTCCGAAGGAAATCACTCAGGACGTTCAGACAAAAGTAGAACGATCTCCATGTTCATCCGACTCAGAAATATCTGATTCAGAAGGCATCTGTTTAACGAGAAGCAAAAGTTGTTACGCGTTGACTACGAATGCATCATCTGAAAAAGAAGTTATAGCAGAGAACACTGACGATAACGGATCTGAAACTGGAAAACAAGACGAACATATACAAATCATACCAAGATCAAAATCAGAGGCAGATGTTAAAACAATAGATCAACAAGACTCTAGTACTCCTGTCACGAGTCTCGATGAGAAAGAAATAGAGCAGAAGATAAGATCATCAGATGTTTCTAATGAACCGGTACAATGTTGTTCTTAtatacagtggcgaagcttgacccgaatgaccgggggggggggggtcgaaaacgtctataccaaaaaaattctatagaaccggggggtcgaaaacgtatatacccaaaaatttctatacgaaaactatatatataacactactgagcgaaaagttcggggagtcgggcgcccctccccgccccttctatacttcgccacTGCTTATATACTAGCTATAACTAACTTTAGTCttttaaaaaaacaaagggtTGTTTATGAAAAATCTAATGACAGGATAAGAAGACCGAACCAGAAGCCAATGAGCCGATAGATCCTGAAAAAGACTGGTCTATGGTTTTTGAGAAACAAAGAAGAGAAATAATTAAACTGTGGAATGAATGCAACACGCCTTTGATTCACCGGACCTACTTTTTCTTGCTATTTAAAGGCGATCGATCTGATTCCGTGTACATGGAGGTTGAGCTTCGAAGACTCTCTTTTCTAAAGAACACGCCATCTCGTGCCACAAGGTACCTACCATATTTCCGTTTTTAACTTCCCGTTGTTCAGTTGGTTTAAATGTTTAATAATTCAACAGTGCGCGCGCTCTTAGTCGCGAAAGAGTAATGCTGAGCAAGAAAATGTTAAAGAAGTTTTCATCGACGCAAAGAGATGTACTTTTTCAAAAGTGGGGAATTTCATTGGACTCGAAATATAGAAGGTTCCAGTTGTCTCAATTAGTATGGACCAAAACAAACGACATTGATCACATTAAGGAGAGTGCGGAGATTGTTGCTAAGTTGGTCGGGATAGTAGAGCTTAACCAAACGCCGAAGGAACTGTTTGGGTTGAGCTTTCTTCCTAAGCAAGATCACTCTAAGAGTTCTTTTTATAAAAGTACCATCTCCTTTACATAGGAACACTTGCCGGTGATGACCTACCGTCGCGATACCACCAATGGCTAAACATGTAAAACAATCTTCAACCACAAAATACAACCATGGCATAGACATATACAGGATTCAAACCATTGTAAATTCTTGAAAATTTTCCAAAAGACAGTGGGGGAAATAGGTATAATGATTATATCATTATATCTACTTCAGCAGTATCCTCATGATCATTACCAAGTATCATGGGTTAAGTCAAACTAATAACTTTGTCAACCAAAATAATAACATGTTTTGTCTATTCCAAACATTTTACTTTTATCATTACTGATACAAATAGCATTTGTCCAGATGCATGTTAATATTATTTATAtcagtaaacttccgttttgctccctgtagtttggtcattttaacggttttgctcgaatagtttaaaaatagccattttcctccctgatttttctaatttatcttcattttgctcccagcctctaactccatcagggaggaaactgacgacaaactcgaaagattagggagcaaactggcgacaaactcgaaagatcagggaggaaaatgactatttttaaactattggagcaaaaccgttaaaatgaccaaaccacagggagcaaaacggaagtttactctgtTTATATCTAATCCTAAGTTTTAATTAAATAACACAACTCACAAAGAATTATTGCCATAAATAGCAAACCCCTTTCATTTGCTACCCCAGTTATAAAACCACCCCAACAAACCCAAACACAAACACATTCttacaacatatatatatataatcattcTTTCATTTTTTTCTCCATTGTTTGTTTTGGGCATGCCTGCTGCTAAACTCTTAACATACGTTTGCCCATGACGACTGCTATCATTCGCTTTCTTTCTTTAACCGCCATCGTGCTATTCTACGCCAGTATCTCCACAACGGCGGAACCAACCGAGATACAAGCTCTAATATCCTTCAAACAAAACGTACGGGACCCTTTGGGCGCGTTGGACGCGTGGAACACGTCAACTCCATACGCGCCATGTGACTGGCGCGGCGTTTCCTGCAACGGCAGCCGAGTTCACGAGCTTCGTTTACCTCGGCTCGCTTTATCGGGCTGGCTCACAAGCCGGCTATCCGAGCTGACTCACTTGCGTCGGCTCAGCTTGCATTCTAACAACTTTCACGGCTCAATTCCTTCGGCTCTGACTAAATGCTCTCTCTTACGAAATGTTTATTTACAAAATAACTACTTCACCGGCGGCTTACCTCCGACGGTCAGAAACCTAACTAACTTATTAATACTTAACGTCGCAAACAACCTCCTCTCCGGTGAAATCTCCGGCAACTTACCGCCGGAAATTCGATACCTCGACGTTTCTTCCAATGCATTCACCGGAAACATTCCGGCGAATCTCTCAGCTTCGTCTCAGATCCAGCTGATTAACTTATCGTTCAATTCGTTTTCCGGTGAGATTCCGATGACAATCGGAAGCTTCCAGAGCCTGCAATACTTGTTTCTCGACTCGAACGAGCTGTACGGCACGTTACCATCGGCGATCGCTAACTGCTCGTCACTGATTCACTTTAGCGCCGATGATAACCTGTTACAAGGACTGATTCCGGCGAGTATCGGCGAGATTCCGAATCTGGAAGTGATCTCGCTTTCCGGTAACATGTTTACAGGTTCAATTCCGCAATCTCTGTTATCGAGATCTGGTAGTTCGATAAGAATCGTGAAAATAAGGTCTAATAAGTTCACCAGTTTGTTCGAAAACTCGAATTCGACAACATTTTCGAACTCTATTGAAGTGTTGGACGTTCACGAGAATCTTATTAATGAAACGTTGCCGTTTTGGTTAACAAATTTGCACACGCTTACAGTTTTGGATCTATCTGGAAATTTATTTTCTGGTTATTTACCAGTTGAAATTGGGAATATGTTAAGTTTAGAGGAGCttaaagtggctgacaatttgtTTACTGGTTATGTTCCTGAAGAAATTGGAAAATGTAGCTTGTTAAATGTGCTTGATCTTGAAGGAAACAGGTTTTCAGGTCCAGTTCCTGATATGTTTGGGGGATTGCAGAGGTTAAAGGTTCTTTCACTTGGAAGAAATCGATTCAACGGAAGCTTACCGTCGAGTTTATTCGAGCTTTCGGAGCTTGAATCGTTAAACTTAGGTGATAATAAGTTTACTGGAGCTTTGCCAAGAGAATTAGCACAGCTTAGTAACTTAAGTTCATTGAATTTAAGTAATAATAATTTTTCGGGTGGTTTTCCGACTGTCATTGGGGATTTATCGAGTTTAACAGAGTTAAACATGAGCGGTTGCCACTTTTCGGGTGAGTTTCCGGCTGTTGTTGTGAATTTGAGAAGCCTCAGTGTGCTTGATTTGAGTAAGCAGAGTTTTTCGGGTGAGCTGCCGGTTGAGCTTTTCGGTTTGCCGAATTTGGAAGTTATTGCTTTGGAAGAAAATAAGTTTTCTGGTGATGTTCCTGAAAGTTTTAGCAGTTTGTCAAGTTTGCAGCATTTGAATCTATCGTCCAATTCGTTTTCGGGCCATATTCCTGCGGAATATGGCTTCATTTCGTCTCTAGCTGTGCTTTCGCTTTCGAATAACAGGATTAATAGTTCCATTCCTGCAGCATTGGGGAGTCTTTCAAGTCTTGAGGTTTTAGAACTCGGTTGGAATGCTTTGACCGGTTCAATTCCGGGGAGTCTTTCGCAACTATCTGATCTGAAAAGGCTTGATCTAAGTCATAACAGATTAACCGGTGAAATCCCGGAAAACTTTTCAGATGCTTCTTCTTTGAACTCTTTGTTATTGGGTTCAAATCATTTTTCCGGCCAGATACCGGAATCTGTTTCGAAATTATCGAAATTAACTGAGTTGGATCTCTCTTCGAATGACTTGACCGGTGAAATTCCGGCGAGTCTTTCCTCGATTCCTAACCTAGAACATTTGAACCTTTCAAGGAATGATCTTGAAGGTGAGATACCAAAGATGTTAGGTGATCGATTTACGGATCCTTGGGTGTTCGAATTAAACAATCGGTTATGCGGAAAGCCATCtgaaagaaaatgcaagagaaaGATTTCTTCAAGGAAGAAGAAACTAATTCTACTGATGTGTTTGGCTGCGGGTGGCGGTTTGCTTTTGTTAGTTTTGTGTTGTGGGTATGTTGTTCTGCTTTTCCGGTGGCGTAGAAAGTTGTTAAGAATGCGGAAATCCGGTGATGTGAAGAAACCAAGCCCGGCCCGTGGAAGTTCCGGTAGAGAGAGCGGTGGAGGAGAAAACGGGGCTCCGAAACTCGTGGTGTTCAAGAACAAAATCACTTACACGGATGTTCTCGAGGCAACGCGACAATTTGATGAAGAAAATGTAATGAATCGGGGGACATTTGGGCTTCTTTTCAAAGCCTCGTTTGCGGATGGAACAGTTCTTTCCATCCGCAAGCTTCTGGATACTTCTGCTCCAGAAGCAACGTTTCAAAGAGAAGCCGAATCTCTCGGGAAAGTCAAACACCAAAATTTGACCGTTCTCCGTGGGTATTTCACAAGCCGGTCGGATAACGTGCGCTTACTTGTATACGACTACATGCCAAATGGAAACCTAGCCACTCTTCTCCAAGAGGCCGTGCATCAAGACGGGCACGTTTTAAACTGGCCAATGAGGCATTTAATCGCGTTAGGCATCGCTCGAGGGCTAGCTTTTCTACACTCGATCCCGATGTTCCACGGGGATATTAAACCACAAAACATACTCTTTGATGCGGATTTCGAAGCACATATATCCGAATTCGGTCTCAACAAGCTAACCGCGCTTACACAATCCGAACCATCAACATCCACAACCACAAGCCCGGTTGGGACACTCGGGTATGTGGCCCCGGAAGCCACATTAACCGGTGAACCGACAAAAGAAGCCGATGTTTATAGTTACGGGGTGGTCTTGTTAGAAATCCTAACCGGGAAAAACCCGGTTTTGTTTAACCATGATGAGGACATTGTGAAGTGGGTTAAAAAACAGTTACAAAAAGGCCAAATTTCTGAACTCTTGGAACCGGGTCTGTTGGAGCTTGACCCGGAATCATCCGAGTGGGAAGAGTTCTTGTTAGGATTAAAAGTTGGGTTGTTATGCACAACATCTGACCCGACTGGTAGACCTTCAATGTCGGATGTGGTGTTCATGCTTGAAGGGTGTCGGGTCGGGCCGGATATGCCATCATCAGCTGACCCGACTTCACTTTCTTCACCTATTTGattagttaaatttttttttgtgtggaAATTAAATTGTGTTTTTTTGTAATGTGGACTTTCTTCCTGTTTTTTGTGCTGATTTGGTGGAGTCAAAGAGaataaagaaaaagaacaaaTTGCCGCCAAATTAAAATATGGAAATAATTATTTCCTGTTAAATTATATAAAGTAAAAGTTATAATCGAtgatgaaatcatgaaagtagcCGTTAATAGTAGCTCTTTGGTCCGTAAGTGGTTTTATATTCGATTTTTTTAAGTGGTTTTATATTCGaatttatattttcttttttaaacAGGTAACTCGCATAGTATTAAGTCTATAGTCTAGGAGTGCTAAACGGGTTTGCAGGTTTAACCCGACGCGAACCTGTAAATTTGATATAAAGCCGAACATGACACGAATCCAAAAATCATGTCAGACATATGAACACGAATACAACACGAATGTTCGCGGGTTGACATAAACACATCCCTATTAAcctgagttttttttttctttcgcaTATTAGCACTCTAAATTTACATTTTGACACAAATAAAGCTCTCTATTAAGTTTTAAATTTTGACGTAAAATATATAACACATttaatttagagtaaattgccattttattCATTGAGTTTTTGTCTAAATTatcattttagtctaaatagttttttttctcctctgtgtccctgacttttccttgttcttgtcattttgatcacattgcctaacttattttaaaaaccaggttataatcaggggtagttttggcattaaattattatgaggtttataaattatgttataaactactcctggttatcactacacaacagttatgccaaaaatagccttggttataaccagatttttagactgagttaggcaatgtgatcaaatggcaagaaaattgaaaagtcagggacccaaagaagaaaaaaaaactatttgtactaaaatgacaatttggaccaaacctcaagaactaaaatggcaatttacccTTTAATTTATGgtataaaacaaatacaaaacaaATTGGTTTAAACAGTTCAACCTGTAAATCCGTCGGGTTAACACAATCCCGACCTGTTTAGCTAACGGGTTTGTGGGTTCGACCCAAAACGGACCCGACCCATCAACATGCATGAGGAAGAAAGATAACGAGGTTTTATTATTTGGTGAAACAGGAAAAAAGGGCGCTTGATTTCGTGAAACTGTCGGGGCTTGTTTGGTTGTTTGTAGGTCCACATCCATATCCATGTCGTATGATGAAGAAGGGGTCCAGTTGGTGGGTCCCATccatttaatatatttataatatCGTTGCCAATGGTATGATCTTAGTAGTTAACATATGAATATCTCCTCCAACCAAATCGCATTAAACAATAATTGACGGCATTTAATGAAACGTGACTTGGTTTGTTGGGATGAATTTATAGTTTATACACCCTTATTAAAACTTGTATGGTATAACATTTATATAACAAAGAAGTCTTGATATTTTTAAGTGTATGAGCTATGATGTTACACGATATTGTTCTCATTTACACCAAATAAATAGTTGTGGGATATTGTTAAAATGACCCGAGTGATAGTCACTGCTTCTAACGTTGCCTAATGGTTGCACAAAACAAAAATTATTGTTAAGACTCGTAGTAGCACTGGAGGAAGCGTTTTTTGCGATAACTTTAGGATTAGTGTGTTGTATGAGAAGGGAAGAGAGATAAAAAGAGAGTAATGAATGTTGAGTAATACATgaggattttttttttgaacggccaacaaaattAATCTCGAGCATTTTCGGGATACTCACTATActaaacggagtactccgagagtaatccgagtccaccaccaattccgaagaaaacccggtaacccacccgctcgtaggcacgacggtgaaattattggtaaaactcgtttggctcaaggatcgaacccaaGTTTTCCTATGTCTCCTATCATTGCTCACGAGTGCCTCACTGTGTACCAAGTGGGAGTTGAACTTGTATCTCCCAAAAGAAATGCAAGCCTTCCATCACTTGATCTAAAAATCATTGGCATGAAGAATGAATTTCTACTCTCCAATAAAACatcgtattttttttttaataatgaatTTTAAAAATCTCAACTATTAGTTATTGGCCGGCAGCAGTCCCAACTTCAAATAACCAGTGAGGGTCTCaccttttcacatattgtaaaccaaTGAACTTTCCATTATTCCCATTTTGTTAGGGCTTTTCTTATGGTTTGCTAAGCGTCTATAAGTAGAAGAGGGGGCACCCATGCGGGTACCCTCCCCGGGTTCGTTGAGGTGTCACAACATCGCCGCCACCCACAAGGGTAGGGCTGGCGGGTTGTTTATGCCTTAAAGAGTACccgtgaaagatttgagttgtctgAGAAGGTTGTTGACCTTGTGATTGATTGATGGGTTTTGATTGATCGAGGCATTTGACTTTATTAAAGTTCAAAAAAACAGTTCATTGCAAAGGTAAGACGTCGTCAATGTTTTATGGCTTAAGCATAGTTTTTAGACTTTTGACATGATGGGATTTGATCGATGGGAGCAAAGGTACTACCCTTGGGTACCCATACCCCTAAGGGGATTATATTCACATTACACATAATCATTTTCATATGACAATATTATGAATGTAAATCTTTAAAGAGTATAAGTAAGTAAAATTAATAATACTATGATATAATTATTTTTGCCCTTATTCTACACCCCCTTGTTCACCGAATAAGAGATTGCTGCAATCTTCTATTTACGTCTGGTACCTAGATGACGGAACGCTTATTGGAGATGCCACCCAAGTGGCTAATGCTTTAGATATCATCAGAGCTGAGGGTCCTTCCTTAGGGCTTCAACTTAATATAAAGAAAACTGAAGTTTTCTGGCCAACCTGCAATGGTGTAAAGGTTCAGGAGGGCTTATTCCCTCGGGGGATTGAGAGGCCGGTGCTGGGTGTGAAACTCCTGGGGGTGTCGTTAGTCGTGATGCAGAGTTTATTAGTAGTATGGCTCTTAAAAGAGCGAACTGTGCAATCGAGCTGATGAGGTGCCTTAAACGCCTATAGGACCCTCAAAGCGAGCTCCTCTTGCTTCGTTCTTGTATGGGTGTTGCTAAATTATTGTTTGGTCTTCGAACGTGTCAACCTTCTTTGGTCGGGGGAGTTGTCTCTGTTTTTTATGAAGGCCTCCGGGGAGCATTAGAGGATATTGTTGTTTGTGGGGGTACCTTTTTTGGAGATCTCCAGTGGAGGTTGGCTTCTCTCCCGACCCGGTTCGGAGGCTTAGTGATTTGTACGACCGATGATGCCTCTTCATATGCATTCGTGGCTTCAAGGGCCCAATCTTGGGGTTTACAAGACCACATACTCCGAGAATGTGGTGGGGATGTTTTAGACTCCGATTACAGGAGTGCGTTGGACCTTTTGCATAGTTCTCTTCCCGACCTTGATATTGgcggtttctacattaaagacaccACCCCTCCTAAATCCCATAAAATtctggcgaatgccttatatggcgAAATTGTCAAGAGGTTTGAAGAGAAGTTTGTTTTATCCCCTCGGCAAAGAGCTGTGTTTGAATGTCTACGTGCCCCACATGCTCAGGATTTTCTGTCTGTCGTACCTATTGAAGGCTTGGGGCAACACATGTCGGCTATGGAATATCGTGCTATACTTAGATACCGACTGATGATTCCTTTGTTCCCAGTTGACGAGCCATGTCCGGTATGCCGCaaagcgtgtttggattctttcggccagcacgcgatccactgtaaagagctaccagggtttaaatatcggcatgattgggtgagagatgtgttatgtgatgttcttaagcgggccgagatctctgccaaaaaggaggctccagtaaatttcctgactgaccccttagaggggaggtccactttacgcccagcggacatccttgtgtttggatgggaaggtgggaaacacgcttgtgtagatctaactggagtctccccccttgtcgggctcaaggacaaaggctttgtcgtagggcaagcagtgctcaaggcagaggcgagcaaagtggcaaaacatgagaaagcctgcctggagaatcaacacgtgtttgtcccgtttgcgtttgatacctttggtggtctcgctcctgacgttgtgcgacttttgaatcgggttaaaaaagtcgttaatagtaattcttcgtcgctaaaggttaAAAAATAtgtggcaggtagtcgggcaacaagttgcgccgccaccaccttttgaatagaaaaaccaattctactaaataaaATATAGAATATgtagaaaaaaaaaaggttaaaaaagaTGATAGAAATGAAAACGTTTATGAGTATACATGACACTTAATACCGTATCTTAAGTTAAGTAAGATAACAACATATACGATTATAAATGTAATAATATGTGGCAGAGACTCTTCTAAATCCAATTTTGAATTAACATCGGACGAAAATGATTACATGTGACTATGTGAGTGAAGTTGATATGTGGTGTGTGGCGCATTGGCGTGAAGATATAACACACTTTGAAAAGGCTAattttatacacacttctgtaattttatttttacatCTCTAGTCTATAAGAGCCGTATAATGTTATGCGGCCCGTATAAAATAATTTTGTACAGAAATAAATGTATTGgaatctttttttttgttttacatgtatacgggccgtataacatgtTGGAAAAATTGatgaaaataacatttttcacaaatataggaaaatgattttttcctattttggactagatataaatataagaaaatgaacgggttttatatatttatttgagggtttgtgttctatgttggaagagattcgcaacgaactaaaccacgtccaaaacggagctaagatgaatgagatattgatggctgatgtgcgtgaagtgtgttatatttttagatatatatttaagccctttttacacttttagccaagttttaaatttataaaacacgatatttactaa
This is a stretch of genomic DNA from Helianthus annuus cultivar XRQ/B chromosome 16, HanXRQr2.0-SUNRISE, whole genome shotgun sequence. It encodes these proteins:
- the LOC110916154 gene encoding probable LRR receptor-like serine/threonine-protein kinase At4g36180 gives rise to the protein MTTAIIRFLSLTAIVLFYASISTTAEPTEIQALISFKQNVRDPLGALDAWNTSTPYAPCDWRGVSCNGSRVHELRLPRLALSGWLTSRLSELTHLRRLSLHSNNFHGSIPSALTKCSLLRNVYLQNNYFTGGLPPTVRNLTNLLILNVANNLLSGEISGNLPPEIRYLDVSSNAFTGNIPANLSASSQIQLINLSFNSFSGEIPMTIGSFQSLQYLFLDSNELYGTLPSAIANCSSLIHFSADDNLLQGLIPASIGEIPNLEVISLSGNMFTGSIPQSLLSRSGSSIRIVKIRSNKFTSLFENSNSTTFSNSIEVLDVHENLINETLPFWLTNLHTLTVLDLSGNLFSGYLPVEIGNMLSLEELKVADNLFTGYVPEEIGKCSLLNVLDLEGNRFSGPVPDMFGGLQRLKVLSLGRNRFNGSLPSSLFELSELESLNLGDNKFTGALPRELAQLSNLSSLNLSNNNFSGGFPTVIGDLSSLTELNMSGCHFSGEFPAVVVNLRSLSVLDLSKQSFSGELPVELFGLPNLEVIALEENKFSGDVPESFSSLSSLQHLNLSSNSFSGHIPAEYGFISSLAVLSLSNNRINSSIPAALGSLSSLEVLELGWNALTGSIPGSLSQLSDLKRLDLSHNRLTGEIPENFSDASSLNSLLLGSNHFSGQIPESVSKLSKLTELDLSSNDLTGEIPASLSSIPNLEHLNLSRNDLEGEIPKMLGDRFTDPWVFELNNRLCGKPSERKCKRKISSRKKKLILLMCLAAGGGLLLLVLCCGYVVLLFRWRRKLLRMRKSGDVKKPSPARGSSGRESGGGENGAPKLVVFKNKITYTDVLEATRQFDEENVMNRGTFGLLFKASFADGTVLSIRKLLDTSAPEATFQREAESLGKVKHQNLTVLRGYFTSRSDNVRLLVYDYMPNGNLATLLQEAVHQDGHVLNWPMRHLIALGIARGLAFLHSIPMFHGDIKPQNILFDADFEAHISEFGLNKLTALTQSEPSTSTTTSPVGTLGYVAPEATLTGEPTKEADVYSYGVVLLEILTGKNPVLFNHDEDIVKWVKKQLQKGQISELLEPGLLELDPESSEWEEFLLGLKVGLLCTTSDPTGRPSMSDVVFMLEGCRVGPDMPSSADPTSLSSPI